GAATCTTCCTGTTTTAGGGCTATTTTTCCAATTCCCCATCCAAGACCATTTTTTCCAATATTGACTTTGAAAGAGTTAAATACCTTTTTTCCATCCTCAAAAGTTCTTAAGCTAGCAACGCTTGAATTGAAATCATTACTAACAACTAAAATTATCTGTTCACTAGAAAACAAGAATATTTGAATACTTATTACAATTAAGAAACTTTTTACCATAAAGTATGTTACTATTACTAAAATATGAAACAGATTAATATTTATATATGGATAGGGTGATGAGCATAATAATAAGAAAAGCGACCAGTGAAGATGCGGCATTTTTGGCACAGATGATTTTACAAAGTTCAAGAGCTGGAAAAAAGATTTGTATATATGATTTAATATTTGGTACAAACAATGATAAAGATACTTTAGCGAATTTAGAAAAATTGACAACAACAGTAGCAAAAAGCAGTTGCCACTATACTAACTTTTTAATTGCCGAGATGGATGGTAAAAGTGTAGGATCTCTTTGTAGCTATGAGCCAAGAATATCAACAAGAGAGTCATTCTTCGATGCACTAAAAGAGATAGGTGTTGATAGTGAGGACAGCGAGTATGAAGAGATACTTAATTATTGTAATTTTGATATCAACACAAGGACTCTAATCTTTGATTTTATGGAAGAGTTAGAAGGTTTTATAGATGTCGGTGTTTTAAAAGCATTGATGCATAAGAGCCTTCTTACCGCAAGACTAAAAGGCTATAGGATAGCTCAAACGGTAGTAGAAATAGGTTCTTTGGAAACTTTACTTTACTACAAAAAACTTGGATTCAAAGAAGTTAAACAAAAAGAGTGTGAATTATATAGAGAAAAGTTTGGTAGAGCAGGTTTTGTTTTATTAGCATACGAATTTTGATTGGTTTAACATAGAAATTTCTGCACTTTCTCTTCTTCCTTCTTTTTTGGCTATTGCTTTAGCCCTATATTCTAAAAATGTTCTTTTGTCTCTTTTTGGAGGTGTAGTTTTAGGGGTGTTGGTATTAAATAACTTCGCTTTAGCTACATCTTTTGAATCTACATATTCACTTTTTCTTTCCCTACTATCAGAAGCATGGATACTTAAAACTTTGGCTTTTGCTATTTTAGTTGGAAGTATCATGGCTTTGGTTGAAAAGTCTGGCGGAATTGAGGGTTTTATAGAGTTTATACAGAATAAAAAGGCTTTTGTAACATCTGCTCGCTCATCACTAATGTTAAGTTATATCGTAGGTGTTGTTATTTTTATTGAGTCGTCTATTACGGCACTTATATCGGGTGCAGTTGGAAAGAAACTTTGTGATAATTACAAAGTGCCTCGTGCAAAGTTAGCATATGTTTGTGATTCAACATCAGCGCCAGTTTGTTCATTATTATTATTAAATGGATGGGGGGCACTTTTACTTGGTTTAATATCTACTCAAATATCACTTGGTATGATAGATGAAAATGCAGTTGATATTTTAATAGACTCTGTATTTTATAATTTCTATGCAATGAGTGCTTTAGTGGTGACATTCTTAACAATATGGTTTAGTATAGATATTGGAGCTATGAAGCACAGTAAATATGTACATCTAGAAGAACAAAAAAGTAAAAACAGTAAAGTTTCTAGCATGTACTACATGATTTTGCCAATAGTATTAATGGTTTTTTTAGTATTTATTTTTTTATATATAACAGGTAATGGAAACATAACAAAAGGTAGTGGCTCGAGTTCCATTTTTTATACAATGATTGTTACATTGCTTTTTACTCTTGTTCATTATGTTGGTACAAAAAATATGACTATGTCGCTGTGGAGTAAAACTACCCTTATAGGGGCTAAAAAGTTAATTCCAATAGCATCTATACTTTTGCTAGCATTTGCGATAGGAAAGGTTACTAGTGAGCTTAAAACAGGTTTGTACTTAGCATCTTTAGTGAGCGATACTTTAAGTGTATATCTTTTAGCGGCTGTTATATTTTTACTTAGCTCAATTATGGCATTCTCAACGGGAACAAGTTGGGGAACATTTAGTATTATGATTCCTGTCGCGGTTCCAATGGCAGTTGCTATGGATGCAGATGTAGCTCTTTGTATCGGTGCTGTGATATCAGGCGGTGTATTTGGTGATCACTGTTCACCAATATCAGACACGACGATTATATCTTCAATGGCTACGGAGTGTGATGTCGTAGAGCACGTAAAAACGCAACTCCCTTACGCTTTGATAAGTGGAGCAGTTGCTTTGATTTTGTTTGTGGTTTTTAGTATAGTTTAAGAACTTAAAACAGAGTTTATAGAATATTTCATATCTTCATCTAGATTTTCCATAGAGCTTAACATCCATCTTAAGTAGCCTGCATCACTAGTTGCTACCTCCTGAAGAGTTTTACCTTTATGTTTTCCAAATCTAAATGATTTTACAAGAATTGGTGTATTTGTTAAATCAACCATTTTCTCAACAGGATTTTCACCTGGAAATTGCTTAGATACTTCATCTTTAAGTCTGCTGAGTAGCAGTTTTAAAACCAGAACATCACCAATCGCATCGTGAGCTTTAACAACAATACCTAAGGCGTCAGCCTCTTTTTGCTCTTCTTTGTAAAGTTCCATCTTGTAACGAAAGTATTGAAGTCTATGAGCATCTTCATCAGGTAAAATATGCTTTGCAACTCTTAGTGTGTCTATTACTTTCATTTGAGTGTTAAAACCCTCTTTTTCAAGCATGCCCAAATCAAATGGGGCATTATGAATAATCATATAATTGTCTGCTATATTTAACTCTTGAAGTCTTTTATAAGATGCAGAGTCTTTACATGTAGGTTTTCCTTCAATCAAATCTGGAGTTATTCCATGAACTTCCATAGCTCCAAAACTAATGGGAACGTCAGAGCTAAAAAACTCGTTTTGCACCTCCACTATTTTTTCTCCTAGAACTACATACCCTAGCTGAATAACCCTGTCCAAATCCCCAGTACCTGTTGTTTCCGTATCTAAAATTATGTATCTTTTTGCCAAATATTTTCCCTTAACTATTTAAAAATGTGTCTAACATATATTTATCGTGAGCATGTAAATACTCTGGACTTAACCTAACTTGTATGGTTTCTTCTCCAATTTCATAGTTGCAAAATTGAATAAATTTTAGTTGGTGCGTCTTACCTTGAAATTCAAAGTTTTTAACAGCCAACGGTTCATTTAACTCTTCTAGCAGATTTCTAATATCTCTTATTGAATCTGTACAAGGATGAAGATTTAAAAGTTTGAAGAAAGTCGTAAACTTTATATTCATATCAAAATCATCATATGTAATATAAGTATTATACAAACCACGAGCCAACTTAAGCGCATTCTCGCTGAGTGGTTCTGACATTAATCTTTGCTTCTTTATCTCATTGCTAATCATACTTGTATATTATATTTTTTCGTATTAAGACTGCATAAATGCAGTTAATTATGTTACACTTTTAAAAATACAGGACTCTTTTGTGCATAAACCCTTTTTATTATTAGTGTCTTTAAGTATCCTCTTGTCTGCGATAGAAATTAGACAAACACCAATAAAATTTACAAAATTTAGGTATCAACTTACGAAAGAGTATATTAAAACTCACTACGGGATAGATGCAAAAAACATAAATATAACTCCAAAAATAGTAGTTGTGCACCACACTGCCATAGATGATTATAAAAAATCATTAGGAAGATTTACGGATGAACGACTCCCAAGTGATAGGCCCGATTTAGACAATGGAAGTACTAGCGTGAATGTGTCTACACATTTTATGGTTGAAAGAGATGGCACCATACATCAACTTATGCCGCTAAAGTATATGGCGCGGCACGTTATAGGACTAAACTACAACTCAATAGGGATTGAAAATGTTGGTGGTGAGAATTCTATAGATAACCTAACAGAGGCACAACTTGAAGCAAATGTAGAGATTATAAAATATTTGCAACAAAAATACGCAAGCATTAGGTATGTTATAGGTCATTATGAGTATAGATGTTTTGAGGGTGATGATCTATGGCTTGAAAAGGACAAAGGTTATAGAACAAAAAAAGATGATCCATCAAAAAGATTTATGGATGATTTATTTGGTAAATTAGACTATTTTACAAGAGCACCATGTGATTAGTTCACCCCTTATATACCTTTTTGCACTTGCTTTGGTTGCAACTTTTTTTAGTCTGCTAGAGCAAAAAACAAAATTTAGAATATTTAAGTTTGTTCCGGCAGTTGTTATGATTTACGCTTTTAGCATGACTTTAGCAGGTATGGGAGTTTTCGAGCAAAATGAACACATTGATGAGATATATAAAAATACAAAAAAAAATCTTCTCCCTGCAATGCTGTTTTTAATGCTCTTGCAAGTTGATTTCAGACACTTTTTCAAGCTTGGACGCTCTTTGCTTATTTCATATGTTTTAGCAGTTTTATCTTTAGCTTTTTCCTTTGTGGTTGTCTCTTTAGTTTTCAATTTTAACCAAGATATGGCATCTGCTTTTGGAGCATTGGCCGGTAGTTGGATGGGAGGAACTGCCAATATGATTGCCGTCGGTTCAGCTCTAAATGTAAGTGATGTTGCATTTGGATTTGCTCTAATTGTTGATAGTGTTAACTACACAATATGGGTTATGTTTTTGCTATTTTTGGTCCCATTCGCCTCTTATTTTAATAACTTTACTTTATCACAGCAAAGCACTGCTTATTTGGCAGAGATAGGTTGTGCTTGTAATATTGGGGCAAAAAGGTACTGGCTTTTTGTGTTTTTATCAATCGGAGTCGCACTCTTTGTAAATACAATAGCCTATAAATTTCAAATATTAAACTATACAACCACAACTGTTATAATTGCGACAATTTTTGGAATTTTAGGCTCTTTTACAAAACTAAAAAATATAAACGGCTCTAGCGAAGTCGCAACTACTATGCTTTATATTCTTATTGCGCTCATTGGCTCACATGCAATTTTTGATAGTTTCACTGATGTCGGTTATTATGTTTTTGCAGGTTTTATGATTTTAGTAGTTCATGCAATCATAATGGTTATAGGGGCTAAAATATTTAAGCTTGACCTCTTCTCTATCGCCATAGCATCACTCTCTAACATTGGGGGAGTCGCTTCTGCTCCGATACTTGCAGCAACTTACAACAAGGCACTTGTTAGTGTTGGAGTCTTAATGGCAATTATGGGATATATTATTGGAACTTTTGGCGGCTTGGTTGTTGGAAATATTTTAATTGGACTTGCAAAATGAAGATAGCTAAAATAATTACAGAAGTTAAATATATAGAGTTAAAAACACCATTTAAAACTGCTCTTAGAGAAACTTCACATGTAGAGTTTGTAAGAGTACATGTAGAGCTTGAAAATGGTTTGGTCGGCATAGGAGAAGCTCCAGCAACAAAGGCTATAACAGGTGAGGGTATTGAAGATATTTTAAACTCTATTAATAGCGTAAAAAGAGATTTTATAAATTTTGATATTATAGGCTCAAGTGCAAAAGCCGCTCTTGATATGGCCTATGTCTCTCTACAGGCAAAAAAAGAAAAGCAAACTTTTATAGAGTATTTTAATACAACAGATTTGAGCCCCCTAAAAACAGATGTAACAATAAGTTTAAATTCCATGGATGTTATGCTAGAAGATGCAAAAAAAGCTTATGCAGAGAATATGTCAATACTCAAAGTAAAATTAGGCAAAGATATAACTCATGCTATACATGTAATAAAAACAATATCTAAAGAGCTCCCTTATGTAGAGATAATAGTAGACGCAAATCAGGCATGGAGCTTAAACGATTCACTAAGATTTATAGATGCCATGAAAGGTGTAAATATAGAACTCATAGAGCAACCCGTAGTCGCTTCGGACTTAGAGAGTTTAAAGAAGATTACAGAGTATTCACACATACCAATACTTGCAGATGAATCAGTGTTTACACTAGAGGATGCTAAAAAAGTCATAGAGTCTAAAAGTGCAGATATGATAAATATAAAACTTATGAAGTGCGGAGGGGTGACAAAAGCAGTAGAGATTTTAGAGTATGCTAGAAAAAATGATGTTATATGTATGTTAGGCTCTATGCTCGAAGGTCCGTATTCTATAAATATTGCTTTGCATTTAGCAATGGCATACAGAGATGTTGTTAAATATATAGATTTAGACAGCCCTCTACTTTATAAAGAGCCCTCAAGTGAGCTTGATTTTGAGTTTAAAGGCTGTGAGATAATTTATAACCAACACCTGCAATATTAGTAAGAAATTCAGCATCAATTTTTTTGCGCAGTCTCAAGACAAGATTTTTTATAGCAGAGTCACTCATTTGTTTGTTTTGCCAAACATTTATTTGAATCATTTCATGAGTTACAATCTCAGTGTTGTTTTTCAATAAAAGCTCTATAAAGAGTATCTCTTTTTTTGTCAATGCTATTGTTTTGTCATGAAGTATAAACTCTTTTTTTCTGGTGTCATACTTTATTTTACTAGATAAGCAAACAATTCCTTTAGGTTCAAATACATGTGATATTTTTTCAAGAAGTGACATAAAATTGTCGTAGCTAATTGGTTTTATCTCATACGAGAGTAAATTTAACGGTATCGCTTGAAGTAAAATCTCCTCGTTTTTGAAAGCACTAAGAATAACTATATGTACGTTATTGCCATTTCTTCTAATATTTTGTATAAACTCTAAACCGCTGCCATCGGAAAGTTTCACATCAGTTATTATCACATCTATTTTATTGTCAGCAAGAATACTAAGAGCATTTTTTATAGAGCTAGAATGAAACACTTGTCTAAAGTAGATATTTAAAAACTCAGTTATGTTTTTTGCAAACTCTTCATTGCTCTCTAAAAATAGTAAATTTAACCCGCTTAGATTATCCATGTTATAAACTCAATTGTAAACTTTGCGCCATCATTGGTGTTTGAAGCGGTTATTACTCCACTGTTTTTTTCAACTATCTCTTTAGATAAGTACAGACCAGTTCCAGCTCTGTTGTGACTACTTACGAATGGCAAAAATATGTCATCAATAAGATCTTCGTCTATTCCTCCTCCATTATCACGAATAGATATTTTCTTGTTTTCTATTGCTATGTGAATCTCCGGATCTTTTGTCCCTCTTATTTTAAAGATTTCTCTTGCATTATTTAAAATAGAAAAAACAACTTGTGAAAACTCATTTCTATTACCAAAGGTTTCTTCTTCTTCATGGGAAATAATATATATTTTAATATTGTCAAAATAGAAGGTTGCTTCAATAATAGATAAAACATCCAAAATACATTCGGAAATTAAAAAATTCTTATCTACATGTGATGGTTGGTAGAAATGTTTAAAAGTTTCAATGGTGTCTGACATAAACATAATCAATTCTTCAGATTTTTTAACAGACTTTATTAGCTCTTTGTTGTCAGCAGAGCTATCTGCTTCTAGTTTTAGTTTGTTGAGAAGA
The sequence above is drawn from the Candidatus Sulfurimonas baltica genome and encodes:
- a CDS encoding response regulator transcription factor yields the protein MDNLSGLNLLFLESNEEFAKNITEFLNIYFRQVFHSSSIKNALSILADNKIDVIITDVKLSDGSGLEFIQNIRRNGNNVHIVILSAFKNEEILLQAIPLNLLSYEIKPISYDNFMSLLEKISHVFEPKGIVCLSSKIKYDTRKKEFILHDKTIALTKKEILFIELLLKNNTEIVTHEMIQINVWQNKQMSDSAIKNLVLRLRKKIDAEFLTNIAGVGYKLSHSL
- a CDS encoding acyl-CoA acyltransferase, giving the protein MSIIIRKATSEDAAFLAQMILQSSRAGKKICIYDLIFGTNNDKDTLANLEKLTTTVAKSSCHYTNFLIAEMDGKSVGSLCSYEPRISTRESFFDALKEIGVDSEDSEYEEILNYCNFDINTRTLIFDFMEELEGFIDVGVLKALMHKSLLTARLKGYRIAQTVVEIGSLETLLYYKKLGFKEVKQKECELYREKFGRAGFVLLAYEF
- a CDS encoding Na+/H+ antiporter NhaC family protein gives rise to the protein MALVEKSGGIEGFIEFIQNKKAFVTSARSSLMLSYIVGVVIFIESSITALISGAVGKKLCDNYKVPRAKLAYVCDSTSAPVCSLLLLNGWGALLLGLISTQISLGMIDENAVDILIDSVFYNFYAMSALVVTFLTIWFSIDIGAMKHSKYVHLEEQKSKNSKVSSMYYMILPIVLMVFLVFIFLYITGNGNITKGSGSSSIFYTMIVTLLFTLVHYVGTKNMTMSLWSKTTLIGAKKLIPIASILLLAFAIGKVTSELKTGLYLASLVSDTLSVYLLAAVIFLLSSIMAFSTGTSWGTFSIMIPVAVPMAVAMDADVALCIGAVISGGVFGDHCSPISDTTIISSMATECDVVEHVKTQLPYALISGAVALILFVVFSIV
- a CDS encoding dipeptide epimerase, with protein sequence MKIAKIITEVKYIELKTPFKTALRETSHVEFVRVHVELENGLVGIGEAPATKAITGEGIEDILNSINSVKRDFINFDIIGSSAKAALDMAYVSLQAKKEKQTFIEYFNTTDLSPLKTDVTISLNSMDVMLEDAKKAYAENMSILKVKLGKDITHAIHVIKTISKELPYVEIIVDANQAWSLNDSLRFIDAMKGVNIELIEQPVVASDLESLKKITEYSHIPILADESVFTLEDAKKVIESKSADMINIKLMKCGGVTKAVEILEYARKNDVICMLGSMLEGPYSINIALHLAMAYRDVVKYIDLDSPLLYKEPSSELDFEFKGCEIIYNQHLQY
- a CDS encoding DUF819 domain-containing protein — encoded protein: MISSPLIYLFALALVATFFSLLEQKTKFRIFKFVPAVVMIYAFSMTLAGMGVFEQNEHIDEIYKNTKKNLLPAMLFLMLLQVDFRHFFKLGRSLLISYVLAVLSLAFSFVVVSLVFNFNQDMASAFGALAGSWMGGTANMIAVGSALNVSDVAFGFALIVDSVNYTIWVMFLLFLVPFASYFNNFTLSQQSTAYLAEIGCACNIGAKRYWLFVFLSIGVALFVNTIAYKFQILNYTTTTVIIATIFGILGSFTKLKNINGSSEVATTMLYILIALIGSHAIFDSFTDVGYYVFAGFMILVVHAIIMVIGAKIFKLDLFSIAIASLSNIGGVASAPILAATYNKALVSVGVLMAIMGYIIGTFGGLVVGNILIGLAK
- a CDS encoding N-acetylmuramoyl-L-alanine amidase, producing the protein MSLSILLSAIEIRQTPIKFTKFRYQLTKEYIKTHYGIDAKNINITPKIVVVHHTAIDDYKKSLGRFTDERLPSDRPDLDNGSTSVNVSTHFMVERDGTIHQLMPLKYMARHVIGLNYNSIGIENVGGENSIDNLTEAQLEANVEIIKYLQQKYASIRYVIGHYEYRCFEGDDLWLEKDKGYRTKKDDPSKRFMDDLFGKLDYFTRAPCD
- a CDS encoding hybrid sensor histidine kinase/response regulator encodes the protein MQKKQTILIVDDTKENIDVLMELLCEFDLITALDGQTALDIVNAEENIDLILLDIMMPEMNGFEVCKILKNSSKTKHIPIIFLSAKSKQEDTQRGFELGAVDYITKPFNPNELISRTNTHLKLRAYEKNLEKRVADEIAKNKLKEQMIYQQSKQAVPGELLMHIAYQWKQPLATLGSINLLNKLKLEADSSADNKELIKSVKKSEELIMFMSDTIETFKHFYQPSHVDKNFLISECILDVLSIIEATFYFDNIKIYIISHEEEETFGNRNEFSQVVFSILNNAREIFKIRGTKDPEIHIAIENKKISIRDNGGGIDEDLIDDIFLPFVSSHNRAGTGLYLSKEIVEKNSGVITASNTNDGAKFTIEFITWII
- a CDS encoding exonuclease domain-containing protein; amino-acid sequence: MAKRYIILDTETTGTGDLDRVIQLGYVVLGEKIVEVQNEFFSSDVPISFGAMEVHGITPDLIEGKPTCKDSASYKRLQELNIADNYMIIHNAPFDLGMLEKEGFNTQMKVIDTLRVAKHILPDEDAHRLQYFRYKMELYKEEQKEADALGIVVKAHDAIGDVLVLKLLLSRLKDEVSKQFPGENPVEKMVDLTNTPILVKSFRFGKHKGKTLQEVATSDAGYLRWMLSSMENLDEDMKYSINSVLSS